In one window of Flavobacterium ginsengisoli DNA:
- a CDS encoding CaiB/BaiF CoA transferase family protein yields the protein MKPLEDYLIVDFSQFLSGPSASLRLADLGARVIKIEKPGTGDICRTLYTSDLIMNGESSVFHTINRNKESFAIDFKQPEELQKLKKILAKADVVMHNFRPGVMERIGLSYDDVKNINPNVIYGSISGFGEHPDLKDLPGQDLLLQSLTALTWLSGNQEDGPVPMGLSIVDMLAGAHLAQGILATLYRKATHNIGAQIQVSMLESAFDFQFETITTFFNDGGELPVRTKTNNAHAYLGAPYGIYKTKNGYLALAMGSIPFLASLLKCDALLAFPENKFTLRDDIKNILADHLQTQETQFWLDILEPADIWCAGVLNYQRLFAEDGFKVLNFTQQVEMLDGYTYKTTRCPIKIDGEYLTSGKGSPKLGQDNEKIIKEFIDC from the coding sequence ATGAAACCATTAGAAGATTATTTAATTGTAGATTTCAGTCAGTTTCTTTCGGGGCCTTCGGCGAGTTTGCGTCTAGCAGATTTGGGTGCTCGTGTAATCAAAATTGAAAAACCAGGAACAGGAGATATCTGCCGTACTTTATATACTTCTGATTTGATTATGAACGGCGAATCGTCTGTTTTTCATACCATCAACAGAAACAAAGAATCTTTTGCAATTGATTTTAAACAGCCTGAGGAACTTCAAAAACTAAAAAAAATATTAGCCAAGGCCGATGTTGTGATGCATAATTTCAGACCCGGAGTTATGGAACGCATTGGTTTGAGTTATGACGACGTAAAAAACATTAACCCAAATGTGATTTATGGGTCAATTTCAGGGTTTGGAGAACATCCAGATTTGAAAGATTTACCGGGACAAGATTTGCTTTTACAATCTTTAACCGCTTTAACGTGGTTAAGCGGCAATCAGGAAGATGGCCCAGTTCCAATGGGATTGTCGATTGTTGATATGCTTGCCGGAGCGCATTTAGCGCAAGGAATTTTAGCGACTTTATATCGAAAAGCAACTCATAATATCGGTGCACAAATTCAAGTCAGCATGCTAGAATCGGCATTTGATTTTCAGTTTGAAACGATTACCACTTTCTTTAATGACGGAGGCGAATTGCCTGTTCGAACTAAAACCAATAACGCACACGCCTATTTGGGCGCTCCATACGGCATTTACAAAACCAAAAACGGTTATTTAGCATTGGCAATGGGATCGATTCCTTTTTTGGCTTCTTTACTAAAATGTGATGCTTTATTGGCTTTCCCTGAAAATAAATTTACACTTAGAGACGACATAAAAAATATCCTTGCCGATCATTTGCAAACGCAGGAAACACAGTTTTGGTTGGATATTTTAGAACCTGCAGACATTTGGTGTGCAGGAGTTTTAAACTATCAGCGACTATTTGCTGAAGACGGATTTAAAGTTTTGAATTTTACCCAGCAAGTCGAAATGTTGGATGGATATACGTATAAAACAACGCGCTGTCCGATAAAAATCGACGGCGAATATCTGACTTCTGGAAAAGGGTCGCCAAAACTAGGTCAGGATAACGAAAAAATTATTAAAGAATTTATTGACTGTTAA
- a CDS encoding extracellular solute-binding protein, whose protein sequence is MIKLKGITWNHTRGLLPMVATSRRFTELHPEVEISWEKRSLQEFADASIEDLAKRFDLLVIDHPWTGFGAQTKAILPLSDYLSNEYIKDQESNTVGKSYGSYVFHDKLWALPIDAATPVASARLDILEKNNLEVPKTYDDLLALAKKGLVAFAGIPVDVLMSFYMFLSQFG, encoded by the coding sequence ATGATAAAATTAAAAGGCATAACATGGAATCATACAAGAGGTTTGCTTCCTATGGTTGCTACATCGCGACGTTTTACAGAATTACATCCTGAAGTTGAAATTTCTTGGGAGAAAAGAAGTTTGCAAGAATTTGCCGATGCTTCTATCGAAGACTTAGCCAAAAGGTTTGACTTATTAGTAATCGATCATCCTTGGACAGGTTTTGGAGCGCAAACCAAAGCAATTCTTCCGTTATCTGATTATTTATCAAACGAATATATTAAAGATCAAGAAAGTAATACTGTTGGAAAATCGTACGGAAGTTATGTCTTTCACGATAAATTATGGGCGCTGCCAATTGACGCTGCAACTCCGGTTGCCTCTGCCCGCTTGGATATTTTAGAAAAAAACAATTTAGAAGTTCCTAAAACTTATGACGATTTATTGGCTTTAGCCAAAAAAGGCTTAGTCGCTTTTGCTGGAATTCCGGTAGATGTTTTAATGAGTTTTTATATGTTTCTGTCGCAGTTTGGGTGA
- a CDS encoding CoA transferase — MRPLEGLIVLEFCQFLAGPSAGLKLADLGARVIKIERPIKGEACRQLSIKDLFVDDSSLLFHTINRNKESFAARFKKS; from the coding sequence ATGAGACCTTTAGAAGGATTAATTGTTCTGGAATTCTGCCAGTTTTTGGCAGGACCTTCGGCAGGATTAAAACTAGCCGACTTGGGTGCACGCGTTATCAAAATTGAGCGTCCTATAAAAGGTGAAGCCTGCAGACAATTGAGCATCAAAGATTTATTTGTTGATGATAGCAGTTTGCTTTTTCATACGATTAACAGAAATAAAGAATCTTTTGCAGCTCGATTTAAAAAATCCTGA
- a CDS encoding fumarylacetoacetate hydrolase family protein translates to MKLIRFGEIGKEKPGVLIGEKRYDVSSIVTDFNESFFEENGLEKLEKALESNPTLPEVDASVRLGSPVARPSKIICIGLNYIDHCKETNAPIPTEPIIFFKSTTSLCGPDDDLIIPKNSEKTDWEVELAFIVGKKASYVEEAEALDYVAGYALLNDYSERAFQLERGGQWAKGKGSDTFAPLGPFLATKDEIADIDNLKMWLTVNGKKYQDSNTLNLVFKIPYLVHYLSQFMTLLPGDIISTGTPPGVGLGIKPDPIYIKAGDVVELGIEGLGTSKQKAVAYQK, encoded by the coding sequence ATGAAATTAATACGTTTTGGAGAAATCGGAAAAGAGAAACCTGGAGTTTTGATTGGAGAAAAGAGATATGATGTTTCTTCGATTGTAACCGATTTTAACGAAAGTTTCTTTGAAGAAAACGGATTAGAAAAATTAGAAAAAGCATTAGAAAGTAACCCGACTTTACCAGAAGTTGATGCTTCAGTACGTTTAGGTTCGCCAGTGGCAAGACCTTCAAAAATTATCTGTATTGGATTGAATTATATTGATCACTGTAAAGAAACAAACGCTCCGATTCCGACAGAACCTATTATTTTCTTTAAATCAACAACTTCTTTATGTGGGCCAGATGATGATTTGATTATTCCGAAAAATAGTGAAAAAACAGATTGGGAAGTAGAATTGGCTTTTATTGTGGGCAAAAAAGCAAGTTATGTTGAAGAAGCAGAAGCTTTAGATTATGTGGCTGGTTATGCTTTATTAAATGATTACAGCGAAAGAGCGTTTCAACTAGAGCGTGGCGGACAATGGGCAAAAGGAAAAGGAAGCGACACGTTTGCGCCACTTGGACCATTTTTGGCAACAAAAGATGAAATCGCAGATATTGATAATCTAAAAATGTGGCTGACGGTAAACGGTAAAAAATACCAAGACAGTAATACACTAAATTTAGTTTTCAAAATTCCTTATCTGGTACATTATTTAAGTCAGTTTATGACTTTGCTTCCGGGCGATATTATCAGTACAGGAACGCCTCCGGGAGTTGGTTTAGGAATCAAACCAGATCCAATTTACATTAAAGCGGGTGATGTTGTTGAATTGGGAATTGAAGGTTTAGGAACAAGTAAACAGAAAGCCGTAGCATATCAAAAATAA
- a CDS encoding zinc-binding alcohol dehydrogenase family protein: MKYIVCEKPQEFLLKETNIPEPKEGEVLLKIKRIGICGTDIHAFGGTQPYFEYPRILGHELVAEYVKGSAEGFKPGDKVTFIPYFNCGKCVACRNGLTNCCVNIKVFGVHIDGGMAEYVSIPEQYLLHGQGLDYDELALVEPLAIAAHGVRRATVKPTDTVLVMGAGPIGIGLIQFAKIAGAKVIVMDINDYRLNFCKTELNADETINPLNDDVAQKLAELTNGDMANVVIDATGNQKVMNSAFNYISHGGRFVLVGLQKGELSFSHPDFHKRESTLMSSRNATIEDFEYVMKCLKEGKIDPKKYITHRTSFAEMITDFGNLIDPKNNVIKALIEID; encoded by the coding sequence ATGAAATATATTGTTTGCGAAAAACCTCAGGAATTTCTATTAAAAGAAACCAATATTCCAGAACCAAAAGAGGGTGAAGTTTTATTAAAAATTAAAAGAATCGGAATCTGCGGAACTGACATTCATGCTTTTGGCGGAACTCAGCCGTATTTTGAATATCCAAGAATTTTAGGTCATGAATTGGTCGCTGAATATGTAAAGGGAAGTGCAGAAGGATTTAAACCAGGAGATAAAGTAACTTTTATTCCGTATTTTAACTGCGGAAAATGTGTTGCCTGCAGAAATGGACTAACAAACTGCTGTGTAAATATTAAAGTTTTTGGTGTTCATATTGATGGCGGAATGGCGGAATATGTTTCGATTCCAGAACAATATTTATTGCACGGTCAAGGTTTAGATTATGATGAATTGGCTTTGGTTGAACCTTTGGCAATTGCGGCGCACGGCGTTAGAAGAGCGACAGTAAAACCAACAGATACCGTTTTAGTAATGGGAGCAGGACCAATTGGAATTGGTTTGATTCAGTTTGCTAAAATCGCTGGAGCAAAAGTAATTGTAATGGATATCAATGATTACAGATTAAACTTCTGTAAAACAGAGCTAAATGCAGACGAAACGATTAATCCGTTAAACGATGATGTTGCGCAAAAGTTAGCTGAATTGACAAACGGCGATATGGCAAATGTTGTTATTGATGCAACTGGAAATCAGAAAGTAATGAACAGCGCTTTTAATTATATTTCGCATGGCGGAAGATTTGTTTTAGTTGGACTTCAAAAGGGAGAATTAAGTTTCAGTCATCCTGATTTCCACAAAAGAGAATCAACTTTAATGAGCAGTCGAAATGCTACTATTGAAGATTTTGAATATGTAATGAAATGTTTGAAAGAAGGTAAAATCGATCCTAAAAAATACATCACGCACAGAACCAGTTTTGCTGAAATGATTACTGATTTTGGAAACCTGATTGATCCGAAGAATAATGTGATCAAGGCGCTGATTGAAATTGATTAA